The uncultured Devosia sp. sequence ATGAAGTCGGCCGGTGCGGGATTACTGGGTCTGTTGATGGCGCTGGCAGGCATGATGCCGGCCATGGCGCAGGGGCTGCAGCCGGGCTGGCGTTTTGCGCCCCCGCCGGGGGTGACCATTGTCACGCACAAGCCGCAGAACGGGTTGCAATTGCAGGGCAATCCCTACGTCGATCCGATCTATCTGCGGCAGGTGGTGATCTATCCGACCAGCGAGCGCAGCGGCACTATCGTGGTCGATACGCGGAGCCACTTTCTCTATTTCGTGCTCGGGGATGGGCGGGCGCTGCGCTACGGCATCGGCGTCGCCAAATCGGGCTTTGAATGGAAGGGCACCCATCAGGTGTCGCGCAAGGCAGAATGGCCCAGTTGGACGCCGCCGGCAGAGATGCTGCAGCGCCGGCCGGAGCTGCCGCGTTTCATGGAAGGCGGCGAGAACAATCCGCTGGGCGCGCGGGCGCTTTACCTCGGTTCGACGCTCTATCGCATTCACGGAACCAACGAGCCGTGGAGTATCGGGCAGAATGTGTCCTCGGGCTGTATCCGCATGACTAACGCGGATGTGATCGATCTTTACGAACGCGTAAAACTACACAGCAAGGTGGTTGTTCTTTCATAAGGATTTTCAGCGAGATTGATGGGGCTCCGTAGCGGGGCACAACATCTATGGGTGCCCCGTTGATCTCGAGCATTTCTTCCCTCTTCCGTCGTTTTGGCCGCGATGAAGGCGGCGCCTTTGCGCTGGTCTTCGGGCTGATGGCAATCGTGCTGATCGCCCTGGGCGGAGCAACGGTGGATTATATTGCGCTGGAGCAGGTGCGAAACCGCTCGCAGATCGCGCTGGATGCCGCGGCACTGGCGCTGCAGCCCGACAGCCAGTTGCCGGGTGCCAATCTTGAAACCATCAAGGCCGAGGCGCAGGCGCTGGTGGACGACAGGGTTGGCGCCAAGAATGTCGTCGTTCTCAATACGCCAACAATCAACACGACAGACGGGTCTCTGTATCTGTCTGCAAAAATGACAACCCCAACGATCTTCGTGGCCCTAGTTGGCGTCAACACGATGAGCGCGAGCATTCAATCCGAAGCGACGCGCAAGAAGCTGGCGCTGGAGATCGCCTTCGTGCTCGATAACTCGGGGTCGATGCAATATACGGGCGCAGGCAGCAGCGGCACTCGTCAGCGCATGCAGTTCCTCAAGGATGCAGCCACGTGTGCAACGAATATCCTGTTCTACAAGGACGTGACGACGCCGTTCCTGACTCCCGATACCTGCGTAGCGGCGGCCGGGGCAAAAAAGCTGGACAATGTGAAGATCGGCGTCGTGCCCTTCACCATGTTCGTCAATGTGGGCGCAGGCAATCTCAGCGCGGCCTGGATCGACAAGGGCAATTCGGTTACGGCCAACGATAATTTCGACGACGGCCGGACACCGCCGGGTAACATCAACCGCGCGACACTGTTTTCTGCCGTCGGTGAGAGCTGGAAGGGCTGCGTCGAAGCAAGGCCTCATATCAAGACCGGCACCCGTGCAGAGGAATATCTGGATTCGGACGATACGACGCCGATGTCGGGTAATACGCTGTTTGTGCCGATGCTGGCGCCCGACGTCGAAGACACGACAATCGACAATGCCAACAAGCGTGACACCAACAACTATCTCGATGATTCGCCGGCAGTGTGCGATCGCCCGGCAACCTTGCCCATTCCGACGACGTGCACGATTACAGATCGCCGCACCGGTTGCAACTCGGCCATGAGCAATAGCAGTTGCTCGACTACAGTGAATTACCTCACCGCCATGACTGGTCCGACCAACTTTACCAGCTCGGCGCTCTATCCCAATGCCTATTACGGCGCGCACTCACCCTCTTGTTCTTGCCGCAACCCAACAATTGGCCTGTGGTTACAGACGGGTGGTTCGAACAACAACCGGACCTTCGAGCGCGTCTCAACGTGCTTGCTCGGCTACACGCCCACAGGCCTGACCGTGCGGCAGGAGCAGGAGCGAGTCTGCAAGTATTACAGCCCGATCCAGGTCAGCAGCGCAACGCGCGGTCCCAATGCGGATTGTGGTGCGGCCTCGATCACGCCGCTCACAGCCACGCCCAAGACGGTGACGGACGCCATTACAGCCATGGTTGCGCTGGGCGGCACCAATATTCACGAGGGTGCGGCCTGGGGCTTCCGCGTGCTGTCGCCCGGGGCGCCTTTCACCGAGGGCGGCGCCTATAATCAGGCTACGTCGAAGGTCATGATCGTGATGACCGACGGCGAGAATACTACCTATAACCTGAGCAATCCGAATTATTGCAACTCCACCCAAATGCGAGCCTATAACGGCAGTTGCTACAACTCGGCTTACGGTTATCCCTATAACTCGAAAAACACCGACAGCTCGTCTTCGAGCAGTGGCAATATCGAACGTCTGGGCAACCTGGGCACCAGCAATGCCAATCTGGTGACCGAAATGAATACGCGCACGGTGCAGACCTGCGCCAATGCCAAGGCAGCCGGGATCACCGTTTACACGATTGGCCTTGCAACTTCGGAGGCCAACCAAAGCACGCAGGCTGTTGTGGAAGACATGCTGACACAATGTGCCAGTGCACCCGAGAATGCGTTCTTCCCGCAGGAACCCAGCGAACTCAAGGATGTGTTCCAGCGGATCGCCAACGAACTCACGGCGCTGCGACTGTCGCAATAAGGATATTGGGGGGTGGTACCACCTCTCGGGATCGAACCGAGGACCTCTAGATCCACAATCTAGCGCTCTAACCAACTGAGCTAAGGCGGCAAAGGCTGTTCAAGGGATGGCCGGAGGCAACGTCCCGAAAGCGGGCGGAACATAGGTCGAGAATTCCGAGATGACAAGCGGTGATTTTGGGCTGTGGACAGCGATGTCCACAGGTGGCCGGATTTAACCATCCCGCAGGAAGGTCGACGCTAGGGTCGGCTCGATGCTGGACCGGTGCAAACTCACCCTATATTGAAGAAACATTAAGTTTGCCGCAGAAATTGTGCCGTAATGGCACGTATTGTGTCTCGCATCCGGCCCGGAGAGTTTTAGCGTATATGGATGCCGACTGGATCACATCGCCGAGCGCCCGCCGCGTGCTGCAGCATGCCGGGGATTCGCGACCGGCGTGGCTGTGGTCGCAGGACGGGCAGCTGTTGCTCTGGCATAATGACGCGGCTTCGCTGTTTCTGGCCAAGCTGAAGAAGTCCGGGCTCAAGCTTGCCCAGCCGGCCCTGCCGATCAAGGGTCAGATCGCGCGCAATATCCGGCTTGGCTCGCCAAGCCGGACAAGTCTCGCGCGCATCCAGTTTCTGGCTGGCGACAAGCCGGCATCGAGCACCTGCGCCACGACGCCGCTGCTGTGGCGGGACGGGCAGATGGTGCTGCTGATCGTCGGGGTCGATCCGATCGATGCGGAGATTCTGGTCGCAGCGCAGGGTGATGCAGACGATGTTGGCGCGGCGGAACCAGTTTCCGATGGGACTGTCGCTGCAGAAGAAGAGCCTGCTGCCGAATACGACCGGCCGACCGAAGTTACTCTGGAGGAGCCGAAGGATGTGGCTCCGCCTGCCGAAGAGCAGGACATGGTGGCCGCGCAAGAGGCGCTGGACGAACCGGAGGCCCCTGCCCCGGACAGCGACGCAATTCCCGAAGAGCCGGTTGATGACGAACAGGCCTATGCGCAGGAGCTGGAAAACTGGCGTGCTGCCGGGCCTGATGGTTCGGCCATGCTGGAGGTCGTCACCGAAGTTGACGCTCCTGTTGCAGAGCCGCTGGAGCGGGCCGACGCGACACCGCAGCGGAGCCGGCTGGGCCTGCTGGTCGATCGCCTTGCGGCCCATGATGACCTTTATACGCCACTGACCGATGCGGATGACGCGCCGCCCGACGTCCTGCCGCAGGATGAGCCGCCAGAAGAGAGCGACGAGGATCTGGCCGATCTTGCGGCACTTGATGGCGCCGTAGAGCCCGTCGCCGAAGCCGAAGAGCCGATGGAGCCGCATGCCGCAATCGAGGCTGAAGCCGAAGAAGGGCCAACAGAGCTGTTTGCGGATGAGACCGAGGCAGAGAGCGAGCAGGCCGACGGACCAGTCGAGACAGCCGAGTCTCCCCCGATGTCGGACGCCCCCGTCGACGAGCCGGAGCCGATTGCCGATCCCGAAACCGTGGAGCGTGCTTCTCGATACAATTTCGACGAGCTGGCGCGCATCCTGACTGACCGGGTGGGCGAGCCGGCGCAGCCATCTGCACCGTCCAATCTGGTAGCGGGTCCGCAGCGTGGCGGATCGCTGATCAATCTGGGCGGCGAGACACTGGTGCTGAACCGGTTGCCGCTGGGCATATTGGTATTCCGCGACCAGCAGGTGCTGTTTGCCAACCGCGCCATCACCGAAATGGTCGGCTATGGATCGGTGGAAAGCCTGCGTGCGGCGGGTCTGGGCGCGGTGTTCCCCTCGGCAGGCCCGGATGGCGAAAGCAGTGCGGGACCGGTCAACCATCTGGTGCAGCGCGATGGCACCTTGGTGCCGGTAACGGCGCGTCTGCAGTCGATTTCCTGGCAGGGCAAGCCGGCGCTGATGTTGTCGGCCAGCACGACGGAAGTGCGCACCGGCCATGAAGCGGCGGTCGCCGCCTTTGCACGCACCTTTGCCGAGCAACGTCACGACGGCTATTTCGAGGCCAATCGCGCCGGCACGATCAGCGTCATCAGCAAGCGTGCCACGGCCATGCTCAAGGCCGAAGGCATGCTGGAGGGCAAGCCGATCTCGGCACTGCTCGCCGCCGCGGATTTGCCAGCGCTGCGCGAATTTTTGGAGCGCCCTGCCCGCTTCGCCGAAACAGCGCGCCCGGCACTGACGCTACGCACTGCCAATGGGGCAGCGGAGATCATGCTGTTTGCACAGGGCCAGGCCGGCGTGGTCACCGGCTATTTTGCCTTGGTGCGCAATCGCGATGTGGCTCCGGTGCGCGTGACCAGTTCGACGGATGCCGATCCAGCGCTGTTGTCGCGGATCAGCCGTGGCGTGCGCCGTCCGCTCAATTCCATCGTGGGCTTTGCCGACATGCTGCGGGGGGAGGCCGGCGACAAT is a genomic window containing:
- a CDS encoding pilus assembly protein TadG-related protein; its protein translation is MISSISSLFRRFGRDEGGAFALVFGLMAIVLIALGGATVDYIALEQVRNRSQIALDAAALALQPDSQLPGANLETIKAEAQALVDDRVGAKNVVVLNTPTINTTDGSLYLSAKMTTPTIFVALVGVNTMSASIQSEATRKKLALEIAFVLDNSGSMQYTGAGSSGTRQRMQFLKDAATCATNILFYKDVTTPFLTPDTCVAAAGAKKLDNVKIGVVPFTMFVNVGAGNLSAAWIDKGNSVTANDNFDDGRTPPGNINRATLFSAVGESWKGCVEARPHIKTGTRAEEYLDSDDTTPMSGNTLFVPMLAPDVEDTTIDNANKRDTNNYLDDSPAVCDRPATLPIPTTCTITDRRTGCNSAMSNSSCSTTVNYLTAMTGPTNFTSSALYPNAYYGAHSPSCSCRNPTIGLWLQTGGSNNNRTFERVSTCLLGYTPTGLTVRQEQERVCKYYSPIQVSSATRGPNADCGAASITPLTATPKTVTDAITAMVALGGTNIHEGAAWGFRVLSPGAPFTEGGAYNQATSKVMIVMTDGENTTYNLSNPNYCNSTQMRAYNGSCYNSAYGYPYNSKNTDSSSSSSGNIERLGNLGTSNANLVTEMNTRTVQTCANAKAAGITVYTIGLATSEANQSTQAVVEDMLTQCASAPENAFFPQEPSELKDVFQRIANELTALRLSQ
- a CDS encoding L,D-transpeptidase yields the protein MVAMKSAGAGLLGLLMALAGMMPAMAQGLQPGWRFAPPPGVTIVTHKPQNGLQLQGNPYVDPIYLRQVVIYPTSERSGTIVVDTRSHFLYFVLGDGRALRYGIGVAKSGFEWKGTHQVSRKAEWPSWTPPAEMLQRRPELPRFMEGGENNPLGARALYLGSTLYRIHGTNEPWSIGQNVSSGCIRMTNADVIDLYERVKLHSKVVVLS